A window of the Longimicrobium sp. genome harbors these coding sequences:
- a CDS encoding response regulator, which produces MKKILLVEDNEMNRDMLSRRLERKGYQVVVAVDGQEGVDQAATVLPDLVLMDMSLPVLDGWEATRRLKAAPATGHIPVIALTAHAMAGDRAHAMDAGCDDYDTKPIDLPRLLTKIEALLARGGTAPAAEAAP; this is translated from the coding sequence ATGAAGAAGATCTTGCTGGTGGAAGACAACGAGATGAACCGCGACATGCTGTCGCGCCGCCTGGAGCGGAAAGGGTACCAGGTGGTGGTGGCGGTCGACGGCCAGGAGGGGGTGGACCAGGCCGCCACGGTGCTGCCGGACCTGGTGCTGATGGACATGAGCCTCCCGGTGCTGGACGGGTGGGAGGCGACGCGGCGGCTGAAGGCGGCGCCGGCCACGGGCCACATCCCGGTCATCGCCCTCACCGCCCACGCCATGGCCGGCGACCGGGCGCACGCCATGGACGCCGGGTGCGACGACTACGACACCAAGCCGATCGACCTGCCGCGCCTGCTCACCAAGATCGAGGCGCTCCTCGCTCGCGGCGGGACCGCGCCAGCCGCCGAAGCCGCGCCATGA
- a CDS encoding histidine kinase dimerization/phospho-acceptor domain-containing protein, which translates to MNETNDAGGSALSSAQLHDLRTPLGQIIGYAELLAERAEETGDERFTPDLQKISAAGYRMLALIEDIFTAARADSPAPFTWDDVDTLRALAASSRPEDAERLASISARIAALLPPRG; encoded by the coding sequence ATGAACGAGACGAACGACGCGGGCGGATCCGCCCTATCCTCCGCGCAGCTCCACGACCTGCGCACGCCCCTCGGCCAGATCATCGGCTACGCCGAGCTCCTCGCCGAGCGCGCGGAAGAAACCGGCGACGAGCGATTCACGCCCGACCTCCAGAAGATCAGCGCCGCCGGCTACCGGATGCTCGCGCTCATCGAAGACATCTTCACCGCTGCCCGCGCCGATTCCCCCGCCCCCTTCACCTGGGACGACGTCGACACCCTCCGCGCCCTGGCCGCCTCCAGCCGCCCGGAAGACGCCGAGCGCCTCGCCTCCATCTCCGCCCGCATCGCCGCCCTGCTGCCACCGCGCGGGTAG
- a CDS encoding nucleotidyltransferase family protein, translating to MTTPVRTRADVLERLAAAKDEIRGLGVGRLALFGSFARSEPRAESDVDLLVEFAPAQKSFDAFMRLYDLLEDRLGRRVELVTTESLSPYIGPRILAEAEDVVRAA from the coding sequence ATGACCACACCCGTGCGCACCCGAGCCGACGTCCTCGAACGTCTCGCCGCGGCGAAGGACGAGATCCGCGGCCTTGGCGTCGGACGCCTGGCCTTGTTCGGCTCCTTTGCCCGCTCCGAACCCCGCGCGGAGAGCGACGTGGACCTGCTCGTCGAGTTCGCCCCTGCTCAAAAGAGCTTCGACGCGTTCATGCGCCTCTACGACCTCCTGGAAGATCGCCTCGGGCGCCGCGTGGAGCTCGTAACCACCGAGTCGCTCAGCCCCTACATCGGTCCCCGCATCCTGGCGGAGGCAGAAGATGTAGTTCGAGCTGCGTGA
- a CDS encoding ATP-binding protein: MSFDIVVPYGSRTYKRNPTVYFLRWAFSVAQHGSDGVTTIADETVELFTLLNGKSHTVFQAGISRLESRSPKVTYYLAPQEEIGRDLFSELGRLAPGNKVEAYAHISDKVQQLLRDLRRSSDVTLLRPLSSLDLTMQQLLRAIENLSEYDIHPNTAREATDQLPTAEMLPNGKNLTEVIHALEKKNFIRIRPTRSSEYESGYPPSLRNTGWQTSMTYPYGAYRTQKERESTLDNINSELSAAVQLIDRVTVDVDRSNGKRITMFESGKDRFYPEEVSDGTMKWLGILVSLFVPFSSIYLLEEPENFLHPWMQQRLIQLMRGKDRPRQRYFVLTTHSATMLNAAQPEEVVLVSPSASGTVVEHVSAMAEVVGILNRSDFGLGDLWVSGALGGVPAGEAV; this comes from the coding sequence ATGTCGTTCGACATCGTTGTGCCGTACGGATCGCGCACATACAAACGGAACCCCACAGTCTACTTCTTGCGATGGGCATTCTCAGTCGCACAGCATGGATCGGATGGAGTCACTACTATAGCCGATGAAACAGTTGAGCTCTTCACACTGTTGAACGGAAAGTCGCATACTGTTTTTCAAGCGGGAATCTCGAGGCTTGAAAGCAGGTCTCCGAAGGTCACCTACTATCTAGCTCCACAGGAGGAGATCGGCCGCGATTTATTTTCTGAACTCGGCAGACTAGCACCCGGAAATAAGGTTGAGGCGTACGCACACATCTCGGACAAGGTCCAACAACTGCTCCGTGACCTGCGTCGCTCAAGCGATGTCACTTTGCTTAGGCCATTGAGCTCCCTTGATCTTACTATGCAGCAACTGCTGCGAGCCATTGAGAATCTGAGTGAATATGACATCCATCCGAATACAGCCCGTGAGGCCACTGACCAACTCCCGACAGCTGAAATGCTTCCGAATGGCAAGAACTTGACTGAGGTGATTCACGCGTTAGAAAAAAAGAATTTCATCCGCATTAGGCCCACCCGGAGCAGCGAGTATGAATCCGGGTACCCGCCGTCATTAAGGAATACTGGATGGCAAACTTCGATGACATACCCGTACGGCGCCTATCGAACACAGAAGGAGCGGGAGAGTACGCTAGACAACATCAATAGCGAGCTTTCGGCCGCGGTACAGTTAATCGATAGAGTTACGGTCGACGTCGATCGCAGTAACGGTAAGCGGATTACGATGTTTGAATCAGGTAAAGATAGATTTTACCCAGAGGAAGTGTCTGACGGGACGATGAAGTGGCTGGGCATCCTCGTCAGCTTGTTCGTCCCGTTCTCGTCAATCTACCTTCTTGAGGAACCAGAAAACTTCTTGCACCCGTGGATGCAACAGCGGTTGATTCAGCTGATGCGGGGTAAAGATCGCCCAAGACAGAGGTACTTCGTTCTCACTACACATTCTGCAACGATGCTCAATGCTGCGCAGCCAGAAGAGGTAGTCCTCGTGTCCCCATCCGCATCCGGAACTGTTGTTGAGCATGTATCTGCGATGGCCGAGGTAGTCGGCATACTGAATCGAAGTGACTTCGGGCTCGGGGATCTATGGGTTAGTGGTGCGTTGGGGGGCGTGCCGGCAGGGGAGGCAGTGTGA
- a CDS encoding tetratricopeptide repeat protein: protein MPAELVGPVGRTFELLREDPDAETREAIGLGLLLVAEWAEAERAHRTAVVFYQAALTATPDNVQMAYHIGRLLRRIAMYDEAEAWLLHTVDKAAVAENWENHALALSGIGNLKRERGNFPESVRFHRLTLESARQHGVRRIEGDALYDLAVMYFEQGKLEEGMGYAREAITAYGPGHSQLVRMTNDLAWIWMHLHGQPRLALQMFQEIEPRVQDPRFRAVLLANIARAAAEIGAEAIYELAWLEAFAYMRKQETDEGHAAAFAQLALASVAALQLERARQSATMCLTIAERRGEHRSIHMAEQILSATDRGFPDNERLRELFPAVAIEEPRINVLRRERDEDFAATISAAVRARRDDAPESPVRTLVRGK from the coding sequence TTGCCGGCCGAGCTGGTGGGGCCGGTGGGCCGGACCTTTGAGTTGCTGCGGGAAGACCCTGATGCCGAGACTCGCGAGGCAATCGGGCTCGGGCTGCTCCTAGTGGCGGAATGGGCGGAAGCGGAGCGGGCGCACCGAACGGCCGTGGTCTTTTACCAGGCTGCGCTGACCGCTACGCCGGACAACGTGCAGATGGCCTACCACATCGGCCGGCTCCTGCGACGTATCGCGATGTACGACGAGGCGGAAGCGTGGCTGCTGCACACCGTCGACAAGGCCGCCGTCGCGGAGAATTGGGAGAACCACGCGCTCGCCCTGTCCGGGATCGGCAATCTGAAGCGCGAGCGCGGCAACTTCCCTGAATCCGTCCGCTTCCACCGCCTGACACTGGAGTCGGCGCGGCAGCATGGCGTCAGGCGCATCGAGGGGGATGCGCTCTACGACCTCGCGGTGATGTACTTCGAGCAGGGGAAGCTGGAGGAAGGGATGGGCTACGCACGCGAGGCGATCACCGCGTACGGTCCAGGCCACAGCCAGCTCGTGCGAATGACGAACGACCTCGCGTGGATATGGATGCATCTGCACGGGCAGCCTCGCCTCGCTTTGCAGATGTTCCAGGAGATCGAGCCTCGCGTGCAGGATCCTCGTTTCCGGGCCGTGCTGCTGGCGAACATTGCGCGCGCCGCCGCCGAGATCGGGGCTGAAGCCATCTATGAACTGGCGTGGCTCGAAGCGTTTGCATACATGCGGAAGCAGGAGACGGACGAGGGTCACGCCGCGGCGTTCGCCCAGCTGGCGCTCGCCTCAGTGGCGGCCCTGCAACTGGAGCGCGCCCGCCAGTCCGCGACGATGTGCCTCACGATCGCGGAGCGACGCGGCGAACACCGCTCGATCCACATGGCCGAGCAGATTCTGAGCGCCACCGACCGCGGTTTCCCTGACAACGAACGGCTGCGGGAACTTTTTCCTGCGGTCGCCATTGAAGAGCCGCGGATCAACGTGCTCCGGCGCGAGCGCGATGAAGACTTCGCCGCCACGATCAGCGCGGCGGTGAGGGCGCGCCGGGACGATGCTCCCGAGAGCCCCGTGCGTACCCTCGTCCGCGGCAAGTAA